From one Paramormyrops kingsleyae isolate MSU_618 chromosome 1, PKINGS_0.4, whole genome shotgun sequence genomic stretch:
- the LOC111841793 gene encoding uncharacterized protein codes for MFARAVWNEDGKEMEGTVPLNWLNTQNNTIRWPPNKQIEAFNKKKDPEDNWLSFPLIKMKITSANLQECEDYNLTSQPEEAEDRMVGKKRKISKRKFDNFVVDFDDMEQGEEESRMGGKLPPFPKPPTKLQLVQNNTAGSNVNLTSPRHATPKRIRDPKPRDIDRHSSSSRHSHVSGHSDRSQHSNGSWYREQSRHNDGSRLGYRSRHSDDSRHDHVGSSGGSRHDVMRPRDSANAVVAGTEDNFPMATAKFQKKVLAKLIDIHLEIKSLHQREPALSATRIERLETMEDFQRVEQHMGDKEAFETLVQQLSRVGGKDLKDCVHKVLDRLFSNSLMACFNMKGKGKKDKISLEKTAIYQAIQGKLSS; via the exons ATGTTCGCCAGGGCTGTGTGGAATGAGGATGGGAAAGAGATGGAGGGCACAGTGCCTCTTAATTGGCTCAACACCCAAAACAACACTATCAGATGGCCACCAAATAAACAAATTGAAGCTTTTAACAAGAAGAAGGACCCTGAGGATAACTGGCTGTCTTTCCCATTAATAAAGATGAAAATTACTTCAG CTAACTTGCAGGAATGTGAGGACTATAATTTAACCAGCCAGCCTGAGGAGGCAGAGGACAGAATGGTCggaaaaaagaggaaaataTCCAAAAGAAAGTTTGACAATTTTGTTGTTg ATTTTGATGATATGGAACAGGGGGAGGAGGAGAGCAGAATGG GTGGCAAATTACCCCCTTTTCCAAAGCCACCAACGAAGTTGCAGCTCGTACAGAACAACACAGCTGGATCCAATGTCAATTTAACTT CCCCTCGACATGCAACTCCAAAGAGAATCAGAGATCCTAAACCCAGGGACATTGACAG GCACAGCAGCAGCTCTAGGCACAGCCATGTTTCTGGGCACAGCGACAGGTCCCAACACAGCAATGGCTCCTGGtacagggaacaatccaggcaTAATGATGGATCCAGACTCGGTTATAGGTCCAGGCACAGCGATGACTCCAGGCATGACCATGTTGGCTCCAGTGGCGGTTCCAGGCATGATGTGATGAGGCCCAGGGATAGTGCAA atgCTGTAGTGGCAGGAACGGAGGACAATTTCCCAATGGCCACAGCAA AATTTCAGAAAAAGGTGCTTGCCAAGTTAATTGACATCCACTTGGAGATTAAAAGCCTTCACCAAAGGGAACCTGCCCTTTCAGCCACCCGCATTGAGAGGTTGGAGACCATGGAGGACTTTCAGAGAGTTGAGCAACACATGGGTGACAAGGAAGCCTTTGAAACCTTG gTGCAGCAACTATCTCGGGTTGGAGGGAAAGACCTCAAGGACTGTGTCCACAAAGTTCTTGACCG GCTCTTCTCCAATTCTTTGATGGCCTGCTTCAACAtgaagggaaaggggaagaaGGACAAAATATCCCTTGAGAAAACTGCAATCTATCAAGCAATACAAGGCAAGTTAAGTTCGTAG